One part of the Homo sapiens chromosome 19, GRCh38.p14 Primary Assembly genome encodes these proteins:
- the ZNF808 gene encoding zinc finger protein 808 isoform 1 (isoform 1 is encoded by transcript variant 2), whose protein sequence is MLREEAAQKRKGKESGMALPQGRLTFRDVAIEFSLAEWKFLNPAQRALYREVMLENYRNLEAVDISSKHMMKEVLSTGQGNREVIHTGTLQRHQSYHIGDFCFQEIEKEIHNIEFQCQEDERNGHEAPTTKIKKLTGSTDQHDHRHAGNKPIKDQLGSSFYSHLPELHIFQIKGEIANQLEKSTSDASSVSTSQRISCRPQIHISNNYGNNPLNSSLLPQKQEVHMREKSFPCNESGKAFNCSSLLRKHQIPHLGDKQYKCDVCGKLFNHKQYLACHRRCHTGEKPYKCKECGKSFSYKSSLTCHHRLHTGVKPYKCNECGKVFRQNSALVIHKAIHTGEKPYKCNECGKAFNQQSHLSRHQRLHTGVKPYKCKICEKAFACHSYLANHTRIHSGEKTYKCNECGKAFNHQSSLARHHILHTGEKPYKCEECDKVFSQKSTLERHKRIHTGEKPYKCKVCDTAFTCNSQLARHRRIHTGEKTYKCNECRKTFSRRSSLLCHRRLHSGEKPYKCNQCGNTFRHRASLVYHRRLHTLEKSYKCTVCNKVFMRNSVLAVHTRIHTAKKPYKCNECGKAFNQQSHLSRHRRLHTGEKPYKCEACDKVFGQKSALESHKRIHTGEKPYRCQVCDTAFTWNSQLARHTRIHTGEKTYKCNECGKTFSYKSSLVWHRRLHGGEKSYKCKVCDKAFVCRSYVAKHTRIHSGMKPYKCNECSKTFSNRSSLVCHRRIHSGEKPYKCSECSKTFSQKATLLCHRRLHSGEKPYKCNDCGNTFRHWSSLVYHRRLHTGEKSYKCTVCDKAFVRNSYLARHIRIHTAEKPYKCNECGKAFNEQSHLSRHHRIHTGEKPYKCEACDKVFSRKSHLKRHRIIHTGEKPYKCNECGKAFSDRSTLIHHQAIHGIGKFD, encoded by the coding sequence atatcTCTTCCAAACACATGATGAAGGAGGTCTTGTCAACAGGGCAAGGCAATAGAGAAGTGATCCACACAGGGACATTGCAAAGACATCAAAGTTATCACATTGGAGACTTTTGCTTCCAGGAAATTGAGAAAGAAATTCATAACATTGAGTTTCAGTGtcaagaagatgaaagaaatggCCATGAAGCACCCacgacaaaaataaaaaagttgactGGTAGCACAGACCAACATGATCACAGGCATGCTGGAAACAAGCCTATTAAAGATCAGCTTGGATCAAGCTTTTATTCACATCTGCCTGAACTCCACATATTTCAGATCAAAGGTGAAATTGCTAATCAACTTGAGAAGTCTACCAGTGATGCTTCCTCAGTTTCAACATCCCAAAGAATTTCCTGTAGGCCCCAAATCCATATTTCTAATAACTATGGGAATAATCCCCTGAATTCTTCATTACTCCCACAAAAACAGGAAGTACACATGAGAGAAAAATCTTTCCCATGTAATGAGagtggcaaagcctttaattgTAGCTCACTCTTAAGGAAACACCAGATACCCCATTTAGGAGACAAACAATATAAATGTGATGTATGTGGCAAGCTCTTTAATCACAAGCAATACCTTGCATGCCATCGTAGAtgtcacactggagagaaaccttacaagtgtaaaGAGTGTGGAAAGTCCTTCAGTTACAAGTCATCCCTTACATGCCATCATAGACTTCATACTGGAGTaaaaccttacaagtgtaatgagtgtggcaaggTCTTTCGTCAAAATTCAGCCCTTGTAATTCATAAGgcaattcatactggagagaaaccttacaagtgtaatgaatgtggcaaggCTTTTAATCAACAATCACACCTTTCACGCCATCAAAGACTTCATACTGGAgtgaaaccttacaaatgtaagATTTGTGAGAAGGCTTTTGCGTGTCATTCCTATCTGGCAAACCATACTAGAATTCATAGTGGAGAGAAAACAtacaagtgtaatgagtgtggtAAGGCTTTTAATCATCAATCAAGCCTTGCACGTCATCATAtacttcatactggagagaaaccttacaaatgtgaagaatgtgacaaagtTTTCAGTCAGAAATCAACCCTTGAGagacataagagaattcatactggagagaaaccatacaaatgtaagGTTTGTGATACAGCTTTCACGTGTAATTCACAGCTGGCACGACATAgaagaattcacactggagagaaaacttacaagtgtaatgagtgtCGCAAGACCTTCAGCCGCAGGTCATCCCTTCTATGCCATCGTAGACTTCATAGTGGTGaaaaaccttacaagtgtaatcAGTGTGGCAATACCTTCCGTCACCGGGCATCCCTTGTATACCATCGTAGACTTCACACTCTAGAGAAATCTTACAAATGTACGGTTTGTAACAAGGTTTTCATGCGTAATTCAGTCCTGGCTGTACATACTAGAATTCACACTGCaaagaaaccttacaagtgtaatgaatgtgggaaagcttttAATCAACAATCACATCTTTCACGTCATCGTagacttcatactggagagaaaccttacaaatgtgaagcATGTGACAAAGTTTTTGGTCAGAAATCAGCTCTTGAGtcacataagagaattcatactggagagaaaccatacagATGTCAGGTTTGTGACACAGCTTTCACGTGGAATTCACAGCTGGCACGACATAcaagaattcacactggagaaaaaacttacaagtgtaatgagtgtgggAAGACCTTCAGTTACAAGTCATCACTTGTATGGCATCGTAGACTTCATGGTGGAGAGAAATCTTACAAATGTAAGGTTTGTGACAAGGCTTTCGTGTGTCGTTCCTATGTGGCAAAACATACTAGAATTCACAGTGGAatgaaaccttacaagtgtaatgagtgcAGCAAGACCTTCAGTAACAGGTCATCCCTTGTATGCCATCGTAGAATTCATAGTGgtgagaaaccttacaagtgtagTGAGTGCAGCAAGACGTTCAGTCAGAAGGCAACCCTTCTATGCCATCGTAGACTTCATAGTGgtgagaaaccttacaagtgtaacGACTGTGGCAATACCTTCCGTCACTGGTCATCCCTTGTATACCATCGTagacttcatactggagagaaatctTACAAATGTACGGTTTGTGACAAGGCTTTCGTGCGTAATTCATACCTGGCAAGACATATTAGAATTCACACTgcagagaaaccttacaagtgtaatgaatgtggaaagGCTTTTAATGAACAATCACACCTTTCACGTCATCatagaattcatactggagagaaaccttacaaatgtgaagcATGTGACAAAGTTTTCAGTCGCAAATCACACCTTAAAAGACATaggataattcatactggagagaaaccttacaagtgtaatgagtgtggcaaagcctttagtgACCGGTCAACACTTATTCACCATCAGGCAATTCATGGTATAGGGAAATTTGATTAA
- the ZNF808 gene encoding zinc finger protein 808 isoform X2, which translates to MMKEVLSTGQGNREVIHTGTLQRHQSYHIGDFCFQEIEKEIHNIEFQCQEDERNGHEAPTTKIKKLTGSTDQHDHRHAGNKPIKDQLGSSFYSHLPELHIFQIKGEIANQLEKSTSDASSVSTSQRISCRPQIHISNNYGNNPLNSSLLPQKQEVHMREKSFPCNESGKAFNCSSLLRKHQIPHLGDKQYKCDVCGKLFNHKQYLACHRRCHTGEKPYKCKECGKSFSYKSSLTCHHRLHTGVKPYKCNECGKVFRQNSALVIHKAIHTGEKPYKCNECGKAFNQQSHLSRHQRLHTGVKPYKCKICEKAFACHSYLANHTRIHSGEKTYKCNECGKAFNHQSSLARHHILHTGEKPYKCEECDKVFSQKSTLERHKRIHTGEKPYKCKVCDTAFTCNSQLARHRRIHTGEKTYKCNECRKTFSRRSSLLCHRRLHSGEKPYKCNQCGNTFRHRASLVYHRRLHTLEKSYKCTVCNKVFMRNSVLAVHTRIHTAKKPYKCNECGKAFNQQSHLSRHRRLHTGEKPYKCEACDKVFGQKSALESHKRIHTGEKPYRCQVCDTAFTWNSQLARHTRIHTGEKTYKCNECGKTFSYKSSLVWHRRLHGGEKSYKCKVCDKAFVCRSYVAKHTRIHSGMKPYKCNECSKTFSNRSSLVCHRRIHSGEKPYKCSECSKTFSQKATLLCHRRLHSGEKPYKCNDCGNTFRHWSSLVYHRRLHTGEKSYKCTVCDKAFVRNSYLARHIRIHTAEKPYKCNECGKAFNEQSHLSRHHRIHTGEKPYKCEACDKVFSRKSHLKRHRIIHTGEKPYKCNECGKAFSDRSTLIHHQAIHGIGKFD; encoded by the coding sequence ATGATGAAGGAGGTCTTGTCAACAGGGCAAGGCAATAGAGAAGTGATCCACACAGGGACATTGCAAAGACATCAAAGTTATCACATTGGAGACTTTTGCTTCCAGGAAATTGAGAAAGAAATTCATAACATTGAGTTTCAGTGtcaagaagatgaaagaaatggCCATGAAGCACCCacgacaaaaataaaaaagttgactGGTAGCACAGACCAACATGATCACAGGCATGCTGGAAACAAGCCTATTAAAGATCAGCTTGGATCAAGCTTTTATTCACATCTGCCTGAACTCCACATATTTCAGATCAAAGGTGAAATTGCTAATCAACTTGAGAAGTCTACCAGTGATGCTTCCTCAGTTTCAACATCCCAAAGAATTTCCTGTAGGCCCCAAATCCATATTTCTAATAACTATGGGAATAATCCCCTGAATTCTTCATTACTCCCACAAAAACAGGAAGTACACATGAGAGAAAAATCTTTCCCATGTAATGAGagtggcaaagcctttaattgTAGCTCACTCTTAAGGAAACACCAGATACCCCATTTAGGAGACAAACAATATAAATGTGATGTATGTGGCAAGCTCTTTAATCACAAGCAATACCTTGCATGCCATCGTAGAtgtcacactggagagaaaccttacaagtgtaaaGAGTGTGGAAAGTCCTTCAGTTACAAGTCATCCCTTACATGCCATCATAGACTTCATACTGGAGTaaaaccttacaagtgtaatgagtgtggcaaggTCTTTCGTCAAAATTCAGCCCTTGTAATTCATAAGgcaattcatactggagagaaaccttacaagtgtaatgaatgtggcaaggCTTTTAATCAACAATCACACCTTTCACGCCATCAAAGACTTCATACTGGAgtgaaaccttacaaatgtaagATTTGTGAGAAGGCTTTTGCGTGTCATTCCTATCTGGCAAACCATACTAGAATTCATAGTGGAGAGAAAACAtacaagtgtaatgagtgtggtAAGGCTTTTAATCATCAATCAAGCCTTGCACGTCATCATAtacttcatactggagagaaaccttacaaatgtgaagaatgtgacaaagtTTTCAGTCAGAAATCAACCCTTGAGagacataagagaattcatactggagagaaaccatacaaatgtaagGTTTGTGATACAGCTTTCACGTGTAATTCACAGCTGGCACGACATAgaagaattcacactggagagaaaacttacaagtgtaatgagtgtCGCAAGACCTTCAGCCGCAGGTCATCCCTTCTATGCCATCGTAGACTTCATAGTGGTGaaaaaccttacaagtgtaatcAGTGTGGCAATACCTTCCGTCACCGGGCATCCCTTGTATACCATCGTAGACTTCACACTCTAGAGAAATCTTACAAATGTACGGTTTGTAACAAGGTTTTCATGCGTAATTCAGTCCTGGCTGTACATACTAGAATTCACACTGCaaagaaaccttacaagtgtaatgaatgtgggaaagcttttAATCAACAATCACATCTTTCACGTCATCGTagacttcatactggagagaaaccttacaaatgtgaagcATGTGACAAAGTTTTTGGTCAGAAATCAGCTCTTGAGtcacataagagaattcatactggagagaaaccatacagATGTCAGGTTTGTGACACAGCTTTCACGTGGAATTCACAGCTGGCACGACATAcaagaattcacactggagaaaaaacttacaagtgtaatgagtgtgggAAGACCTTCAGTTACAAGTCATCACTTGTATGGCATCGTAGACTTCATGGTGGAGAGAAATCTTACAAATGTAAGGTTTGTGACAAGGCTTTCGTGTGTCGTTCCTATGTGGCAAAACATACTAGAATTCACAGTGGAatgaaaccttacaagtgtaatgagtgcAGCAAGACCTTCAGTAACAGGTCATCCCTTGTATGCCATCGTAGAATTCATAGTGgtgagaaaccttacaagtgtagTGAGTGCAGCAAGACGTTCAGTCAGAAGGCAACCCTTCTATGCCATCGTAGACTTCATAGTGgtgagaaaccttacaagtgtaacGACTGTGGCAATACCTTCCGTCACTGGTCATCCCTTGTATACCATCGTagacttcatactggagagaaatctTACAAATGTACGGTTTGTGACAAGGCTTTCGTGCGTAATTCATACCTGGCAAGACATATTAGAATTCACACTgcagagaaaccttacaagtgtaatgaatgtggaaagGCTTTTAATGAACAATCACACCTTTCACGTCATCatagaattcatactggagagaaaccttacaaatgtgaagcATGTGACAAAGTTTTCAGTCGCAAATCACACCTTAAAAGACATaggataattcatactggagagaaaccttacaagtgtaatgagtgtggcaaagcctttagtgACCGGTCAACACTTATTCACCATCAGGCAATTCATGGTATAGGGAAATTTGATTAA